A region of the Apium graveolens cultivar Ventura chromosome 6, ASM990537v1, whole genome shotgun sequence genome:
TAGTGGCTAGCTTAAATCTACTTGGATAAGTCTTAGAAGCTGTTATGGGCTTAGTAAAAATGTGGGTAGCCCATCATGGAGGAGTCATAAGGCTATAGAACTACATATGGACTTGATTCCTATATTTATAGGATATGTAGACTATTTGCAGAGGTTGGACACTCGTTTTCTCTACCAAAACACACGATGGAGCTCTCACGAGACTTATTCCGGGCACCCCCCACGGCTGAGTAGGAATTACTCCGCCACACGCTCAGAATCCTTGCAAATTCAGTCCAAACATAACCACAAACACCTCTCGCTTCCGATAGATCAGGCGTATTCAGCTTTTCACAATACGCCCGATTTTCGGCCCAAATCTGCACGATTCTTCCGTTATTCCAGCAATAACCTCCCCGAATGTTGTACCAAATTCCTCTCACAacaatatatataaatttttaaatattagtttAATGAAATTAAATATTATCTGCTCGAGAACTAATTTAGTTGGAATACTAAAATAACATCCTGGAAATGGTGTTATTCTAACACCTGACCAACTGGTTCATTGACAGATTGTCAGTAAACTAACCAAGGTTCTGGCTTAAATTTAGGGATATGATCTCCAATCACACACAACTCAACTTAGGAGCCAGGTTGTGCTCTGCACCCAAAACTCATGGAACTACTATTAAGTTCATCAATGGATGAGGTGTTGAAGGACTAACAAAAGATATTAACTTTACTGCATTTTCATTTACCATGCAACTACAAATTCAATTACTAGTAGTTCATTTTATCAGGTAAGTTGCTTTCAATATTGCGTGTTACAAGTTTGAGCACCATCAAGGCCATTTAGTTCATTTCTCTCTGTTGAGTTAACGGAGCTGCCGTGAATGGGAAAAAAGTTATGTGCAGGTCACATGCGAGTAAAGGATGGACAAAACAAAAGGATGGACAAAACAAAATGCACAATGTTCGTCCACAATGCACAATCCTGGACATGTATAAAGCCTAAATATATGATCCAGATAACTCAATCCGTACACCTCAAGACACTTTCTTGGGAGAGTAGAGTAGGGTATCAGAGAAGGATATTAATTTGGACAGTAGAGTAGGGTCTTCAGCGAGGAGAGTCTCTCAACATATAACATATTCTCAACATCCATTAAACGACATTTGTAAGTTTCAGTTATTTAGCGACATTTCTCTATTTTTAGTTTAAGGTTTGCTGTCACCCTGATAATGAATTTGACAAGGATAATAATGTTAACTTGGTTTCTTAGTATGTGAAAGTGGATCTTCATTAATCTATAGCTGCATTCAGTCCCCAGAAAATGAATTTGACTGAGGTACATAATGTAATGCAGATATGCTTCTGTAATATGATAATTTCGGTTGTATAAACACTTGCAAGGAGGGGTGCATCTTGTTATTGTCAGACAGAATGAAGCTTCAAGCATAAGAGAATATACTTCATTACACAAGATTCATGAAAACTCTTAGTTTCCCTCTTTCCATCCGCTCAAGCAGCTTCTTTGCACCCGGAATGTCCATCTCAGTAAGCTTCTTGAGATATCCAATGGCACCATAAGATATCATCAGCTTTTTACACTTCTTGCTCGAGGAAAGCAAGTTAAGACAAGTTACTGCATACTTCTTTGCAGTGTTATGAGGGTTAGGGTCAAGAAGTTGCACTAAATTGGGCACGCTTTTTCCAATCCGTTTAACTTCTTTGCAGTTCTGCGAAAGACTCATCAAGCCTGAAAGTGCTTGTGCTGCGGCCTCTCTATTACTGTTAGATTTAGCTTCCAACatattaacaagtagagtaaTGCAGCCGGCCTCACCAATCATTTTCTTCATTTCTGAGGAGCTGCAAATTTGACAGACTGCAGAGGCCGCTGCTTGCTGTGCACCCAATGATCCAGACTTAAGCACGTGGACCAATACTGGAAGAACCCCATGTGAGATCAAAATATCCTCAGAGACCGAGCCAACCAAATTCCTTAATGCACCAACAGCAGATTCTTGGGGAAGTGGACCGTCCAAGTAAGTTAACAGACTTTGTATTCCACCTTCTGATACAACACACTTTCGAAGACTTTCATCAGTTGAGGTGAGATTTTGTAAGCATTCAGCCGCATATTCTTTAGATCCTAAGAGAATTCCATGATCAAGGAGATTAATAATAACATTGAATATTCCTTCTTCTGCAAGAGTTTGCCGCACTTCTGGAACAGCAGATATATTCTTTAAAGTACAAGCAGCTGCAGCCTGTGAAACAGAATCACCAGTTTGGCAGATATCAATAAGAGGTGGCACTCCACCATGTCCAACAATTGAACGTGCTGTTTCTGTTGACATTGACAATCTTTGAAGAGAGATTGTTGCTTTCTCTTTTCCTACTGCACTACCGGACTCCACAAGTCTTATCAGAGGTGGAAGAACACCTTCAGAAACAAGCCAATTCTCACAGCTTCCTGATTCTGCAAGAGAGCATATTACTGTAACAGTCTTCTCCCTTATCCGTGGAGAAGTGGCTGTGAGCAACTGGATTAAAGCAGCAATATTGCTACGTCCAAGAACAGCCAAAACATTCTTTTCATCCTCTTGAAGGATCTCCACAAGGCTATCAATAGCTTTATGTTTTGCCTCTAGATGTCCAATCTGAAGCCGGGCCAGCAGTTCTTTTATGCTAGAATGTGTAGCCCCTTCGGAGTCGGTTGAAGAATTTGAAGCTGCCAAAGGAAAGGTGACATCACCAAGCACGCCGCTTTTTATCAGAAGCCCACAATCTCTTAGATTTAAATCAAATTTACATGACAAGGAATCAAGATCACTCTGCATTCGAAGTTTTCCCTCGTACTTTTCCTTCACACACATCTCAGCTAATTCAATTGCTTCATCCAGTGTCTTTGCAACAGCCTGCAACTGCTCTGCGCAGAGTGTATTCTTTGAAAAACAAGGGTGGCTTGACAAATCTGATAAGCGCGGTGGAATGAGCTCTAATTTTGATATTATGACCTTCCATCTACCGGGAAATACCTTCACCTCTCTTGCTTTTTTGAGTGCAATCGGGACATATTCTTGGGCATGTAATAGCCAACCTTCGGCCGCCTGGCTATCGATCACAGCATCATTTCTAACTTCCTCTACCATGACTTCAAATACAGCCAAACTAGAACAAGAAAGGGCTGAAACTTGTGAGGATTCTTATGATGATGAGAGTAATTCACATATATTTTGCTGGTGATAAACTCTTGAAAAGATATCAATCATACAGATGAGATTTATGTATGGATCAAATTGGTTCTCAGAAAAGTTGGAGTAAATTAAAGAGAAAACAAGCCAAGTAGGAGGTCATCCATGTTAGATTAATGATAAagttatcatttttaaaataaaaaaactgaAGTTGTGGAGCAGTTGCAATCATCTAACATAAAATTATACAACATAAAAAAACTTCAACAAGCAATCAAATGTTTATGATCACATAGCACTCATTCACAAAGCAAATATCAAAGTAGCGGTACTTGTAAATTATTAGCACACGCTTTAAAAGATCTACTAAGCGATCGTAAAGTGATAATTAGTAACATTAAAATTTAAAGTTAAAACAAGAGAAGCTACTGAAAATGAAAGAATCAATTTATAATGGCCAACTACAGCCATCCATTATTTAAGATCAATGTCATCACCAACATATGCTCTTCCAAAAATTTAGTCAAATCCCACGTGGATACAAAGTTTGTGAAGGGTAATTAGGTAAAAGCATTAATATAAATTAATCTACTTTCCAACTGTGGGAATCATATGATCATATTCCTTAGATCAGATCTAAAGCTTAAGTTTTTAAAAAGTGATAGCAATAACTTTGATTCTTGTTATATTTCCCTATTTAACCCTACGATAATAAATACACACATATAGAAATTGCAAGTACTCCATGGAAGAAAGAAAGAGACTTTGCTTCAAAGAAAGGGCAGAAGTCTCTATCCCCGGCTGTACAGATAAAGATTGtatttaaaatcttgaaaatgGGATCAAACATATGAAAATTTAATCCACAAAATTAGACTTAAAAAAACCATTATTGCTTTACAATTTACATTACCTCAAATAAAATTCTTTGCAAATATCATTTACTAGGGTCTAGGGCTCTTCAAATCTTGATCTTCAAAATCCAGCCAATAGATTAAATTAGTAGACTGCTGcttgaatcaatcaataccaagCACAAAATATACACAAAAGAATCATTATTTTTATCTAACTGAAAACAAAAAGGATTCTTTTTTGTTAAAAGACATTGATAAAAAAAGAAAACTAGCAAAACATAAAGTTAAAAAGAGGAATAAGCTTCAAGACTCTACCTTTATGAATCAAGAATGAAAATACTAACAGCAGCCCTTGTCTCTCTAATCAGCAAACTTCAATAACTTGACAAACTTCAAATCTAACACTCTAAAGAGAAATACAAAAACCCCAAATACTTTATAACTGAGATATGGAGATTCAAATAAGTTCAAAAGTCAAACAAACGGTCAAATAAAAAAATGTTAAAATAACTAAAAAAAGAAGGAATCTTGAGCAAAGAAAGTGTAGTAAAAATAGAAAACAAAGTCATAGCAGTGAAAAAAACATAGAAGCTTTTAAGCATAAGAAGACATGTTGAAGAAAGAGAAATATAACAGCACAGTACAGTAGTATctaaattcaaaaatcaaatcTTTCTTACAAAGAATCTCTCTCAGCTACAAGTAAAAGTGTCAGAGCTCTGCTGTCCTGTCGCCCAGATTTATCGTTTGTGCATACGTATTAGATTGTTGTGTGTATAATAAATATTTTAGTTCAAATATAAACAAGGGCATTGCTTAAATAAAATGAAACAAAATGTACgtattaatttaattttaacaATGTAATGATCGGACGGTAAGAGTTTAGTTAAGGAATGAGATTCTAATGGCTGAGATTATATGTAACATGCGGCTCATTGCAGTACGATTAAAAAATTCATTGTTcagtaagaaattaagtgaaaattGGGTTAAAAATTGTTATTTATAAAAATCGGAAAAAATTGGATTAATCGGTCAAAAATCAGGTTAATCGGTTAAAAATTGGTCATACTggtaaaaattaaaaaatatatttagaaaataaaaaaaaagaa
Encoded here:
- the LOC141666904 gene encoding uncharacterized protein LOC141666904; the encoded protein is MVEEVRNDAVIDSQAAEGWLLHAQEYVPIALKKAREVKVFPGRWKVIISKLELIPPRLSDLSSHPCFSKNTLCAEQLQAVAKTLDEAIELAEMCVKEKYEGKLRMQSDLDSLSCKFDLNLRDCGLLIKSGVLGDVTFPLAASNSSTDSEGATHSSIKELLARLQIGHLEAKHKAIDSLVEILQEDEKNVLAVLGRSNIAALIQLLTATSPRIREKTVTVICSLAESGSCENWLVSEGVLPPLIRLVESGSAVGKEKATISLQRLSMSTETARSIVGHGGVPPLIDICQTGDSVSQAAAACTLKNISAVPEVRQTLAEEGIFNVIINLLDHGILLGSKEYAAECLQNLTSTDESLRKCVVSEGGIQSLLTYLDGPLPQESAVGALRNLVGSVSEDILISHGVLPVLVHVLKSGSLGAQQAAASAVCQICSSSEMKKMIGEAGCITLLVNMLEAKSNSNREAAAQALSGLMSLSQNCKEVKRIGKSVPNLVQLLDPNPHNTAKKYAVTCLNLLSSSKKCKKLMISYGAIGYLKKLTEMDIPGAKKLLERMERGKLRVFMNLV